The genome window ACCAAGAACGATATAGTAGCAAAGGAGCGTATAAGCAATACTCATGCCGATTGCCGCATATTTTGATAAATCAAAGGAACGTTGAAAAGACTCCATAATCGTGTAGGGACCAGGAGCAACGTAAAAAGAGCCGATCATAAAGATCGTAAATACGACAGCAAGAATTTTGCACCACTTCCAGCCTCGTTCTTCAACAAGACCTTTTTCAATATAAAAAGCGGCACTTCCGTAAGAGCTTCCGTCTGAATAACGCTGTTTATAGTGCTGTGTCAAAATTATTTCAGCCATCTTTGTGGCCATGCCTACCAGCGCTGCTATCCACATCCAGAAAAGAGCACCGGGACCACCAATAGCAATAGCACTAGAAACGCCAGCAATATTACCTGTTCCTACAGTACCGCCAAGTGCTGTAGCAAAAGCTCCAAAAGAACTGATGAGATTCCCTTTACTATCTTTTTCCTTCTTCTTTTTTCGGAAGAGGGTTCCTATCGTGTTGTAGATAATGTCACTTGCTCTTCGGAATTGGAAAAAACGCATTCCTACAGTTAAATATATTCCTAAAATAATGAAGATAATTGGAAAATATGGATTCCAAAGCACTTTCCAAGCAAAGAACTCTAGTAATTTTGTCACTTGTGTAACGTCCATGGGTGACAGGCACCTCCTTAGAATATGGCACTACAGGAACTAGCAGCGCGGAAAAAAAGAAAAGATCCGCGCTGTAATAACCAAGGCTATTCAAAAAAAGTCGTGTCTGTTTCAATCCATAACGAGCTCAAGCAATTTTTAAGATCTTAAAGTTGGAAACAAGTGGTGCTGGTTCCTATCCGCGATTCCACTTCTTTTTGGCGTCTTTTTTGATATCAATTTTCTGTTTGTAATGAACGCCTCGTTTGTCTTGTTCGGCCATAACCCAGTTGTAAAAATCATCATCTGCAGCGAGTTTCTCAGCAGAAACCATGCCGCATCCCTTGATTCTTCCTTCGCACATTGCGCGAGCAAAAATGCCGCATGTGCTAGCTGTACACCAAGCCATAGAAGTGTAGCCACTCTCGGGTTTTTCAACCTGGGCTATTTCCCATGTGTGCTGAACTGCGTCATCACCTTTGTATCCCTTGGTGATAATGCGCATGATAGAAAGATCGAGGTCTCCGGGAAGTTTCTTATATTTGTCAGCGAAAAGGCTGAAAAGAATCTCGCGGGGAACAAGATCATGTTTGGCAATCTTACGAGGTTCCCAATCGAAGAGGTCAAGGTTCACCAAAAAACGCATCTGTTCGGTGAGTCCTGGCCAACGGACGGTATAGGCTGCCATATTGGGGACATCATGAAAACTACGGAAAAGGCTTCCGAGTCCGTTGCTTGTGAAGGCTTCCATTGTGGGGTAATCTTCAATTTGGAAGTCTTTAAGTTCGCTTAATGCTTTGAGAACTACTTCTTGTCCATCTCGAACGACAGTGCTTGGTTGTGCAAACTGGTTAAGGTTGTCTGTTAATGACCATGTCGTGGTATAGTTAAAAGGAGGGCGAGGGTTATAAGGAATACCACCAACATAAACATACATTTCTTCACACTTATCGAGGAGGTGATAACCACGGCCCGCAAAGAAGTTACTCATACCAGGCTCAAAGCCAATCATGGAAATTCCAAGACCGCCAGTCTCTTTCCCGATCTTGTCGTAAGGTTCATCAGAACGTCCATGCATACTAGAAACACTTGCCAGTTTCTTTCCGTATTTCATTGCGATCTCGGTTACCTTATACCCGACTGTTCCAGGCATTGCAGCAGTTACGATATCGACATCTTTAGAAACTTCTTGAAAAAGTTCTTCGTCAAGGGCAGAGCCTTTAACGGTTTTGGCATCTGGGAAGAGACGTTTAGTTTCTTCTAAGTTTGAATCACTCATGTCAAGAACGGTAACGTCGAAGTCTTTAATAATATCGTTAACGATACAACGACCGACCATCCCGGCGCCAATTTGTAGTGCTTTACGTTTAGCCATATTATAAAACTCCCTTCTGAATAATAGGTTTTGCGTTAAACGCGCAGAAAAGAAGTCAAAACAAGAAAGAACGTCGCACGACAATAAATTGAATTCATTGAATCCATTGTGTACAGCAAATAATATCAGAAAAAAAGTTTCTGTCAACGGCCATTTCATTTCAAATTAAAATAAAAAAGTGGCAGCTTTGGGCCACCACTAAAAATTCGCCTATTTCCCTTTGCTGTGAATCGGTTTTATAAGCTATTATTTGGGCTCAGAAATTCTTGCACCGCCAACATCTTCTGCGGCAGTAAGTATGTGCGACTTCATTAATGCCTCGGCTTTTTCTTCATCTCGTTCTTTTAGTGCCTCAAGAATGGCTCGATGTTCGTCGAGACTTGGGTTCCCGCTGAAATCAAAAAAGGATTCAAATAACACAAGATAGACTAAAGAACGAGAAAGAACGCTTATGATAAGATCGTAAAGAACGACATTACCACTGGCTTCAGCGATAATTCTGTGGAAGGCATTATTGATTTCCAGATACTTATCGAGGTCTTTTTCGACAAAAATATTTTCCTCTTTCTGAATTTCTTCTTCTAACATACAAAGCTGAAGAGGAGTAATACGATGCACGGCTTTTTTAATAGCAAGACATTCTAGATATGCGCGCATCTCAAATGTGTCTTCAATTTCTTCTCTTGAAGGATCGACCAGACTGGCTCCTTCATTAGGAACAATGTTAATAAGACCTTCGTTCGAGAGCCTTCGAAACGCTTCTCGTACAGGAGTACGGCTAACATCGAGTTGTTCTGCTATGGATATTTCGGGAAGGCGCTGGCCTGGCTTAAACTCTTTATTCATGATTTTATGGCGTAATTCCTTATATACGTAATCCACAGAAGACCGTGCTTGAGAAACATTTCTCAATGGCAATTCCTCCCTATTCCTCTTATTTTCTCAACAGAAATGAATAATTCACATTATACATTACATAGTAGCGATGTTAAAGAATTCAATGTATTCATTGAATTTTGTTTAGCTCATAAACTTGACAGCGCAGAAAAAATAGACTATGAATACTATGTATTCTTTGAATACTTTTAGTATTATAGCAAAGAAAGAGGAGGAAGCTCATGGATAAGAATAAAGTTGTCTATCCGTATATCCCGAACTCTGTTTCTCACGTTCAGGAAGAAATGTTGAAGGCCATTGGAGCGAAAAGCATTGATGAATTTTTTGAGTGCGTTCCAGATGAATTAAAATTAAATAAACCACTAGATCTTCCTGAACCGCTTCTTTCTGAAGTTGAGCTTAAGCGGCATTTTGAAAAAGTTCTTTCGAAAAATGCTACAACGTCAGAGAATATCAGCTTCTTAGGTGGCGGTTGCTGGAATCATTACGTGCCGGCTATATGCGATGAAATAAATCAGCGCTCAGAGTTTCTTACAGCCTACGCAGGTGAACCATATGAAGACCACGGAAGGTTCCAGGCCCTTTTCGAATTTGAAAGTATGATGGCCGAACTTGTTGATATGGATGTCGTCAATGTTCCTACATACGATGGGGCACAGGCAGCTGCAACATCAATCAGAATGGCTACTCGCATTACCAAACGTGATGAAGTGCTTGTGGCAGAAAGTATTCACCCGGAAACAAAAGCTGTTATAAAAAATTATAGCAATCCAGATCTTTACATTACATATGTTCCCTGTGATCCAGAAACAGGATGTGTCGATCTTCAAAAACTTGAAAGTCTTATCTCTTCAAAAACGGCAGTCTTCTATTTTGAAAATCCCGCTTTTATCGGAACCATTGATGTCAATGGCAAAAAAATTGCGGAACTTCTTCATAATGCCGGTGCTCTTATGGTTGTAGGCATTGACCCTTCATCCATGGGTTTATTAACACCTCCATCTCGTTATGGTGCCGATATCGTATGTGGTGATTTACAACCGTTGGGAATGCATCTCTATTATGGCGGTGCCAGAGGCGGCTTTATGGCTGTTCAAGATGACGAAACTTTTGTAAGAGAGTATCCGTCTCGTCTCTTCGGTATTACCCCTACAACTCATAAAGAGTGGGGATTCGGAGACGTAGCGTGGGAACGCACTTCTTTTGCAGAGCGCGAAAATGCCAAAGAATATGTTGGAACGGCGGCAGCCCTTTGGGGAATTACTGCTGGTGTGTACTTAGCTCTCATGGGGCCTGAAGGCATGAAGGAATTGGGCGAGAACATATATATGCGCTGTCAATATCTTATGGAGAAAATGGCCGCTCTGCCAGGAGTAAAAATTCCTCTTCAGGCAACACCTCATTTTAAAGAGTTTATTGTTAATTTTGACGGTACGGGCAAAACAGTGAAAGAGATTAACAAAGCCCTCTTAGATAGACATATCTTCGGTGGACTTGATCTTTCAACTCTTTTCCCAGGGTGCGGAGAGAGTGCTCTTTATAGCGTAACCGAGTGCGTTACACAGAAAGATATGGATACTCTCATCGCGGCTCTTGGCGAAATTCTTGCGTAGAAAGGAAGGAACGCTCATGGGTATGAATATGCAGACAAAATTGAGAGACTTCCATCAGGCTCGATGGGATGAGCCCATCATTTATGAACTCACCACACAAGGTGAGCGCGGTGTCCTTTTGCCTAAAGTAGAAGATGGAATACGTGAAACTGTTAAAGATACGAAAAAGCTTCCTTCTCATATGATTCGTTCAGATAGGGCGGATCTTCCAGAAATGTCACAGATGAGAGTTTTAAAGCACTATTTGCGGCTTTCTCAAGAAAACTTGGGTGCTGATCTGAATATTGATATTGGACAAGGAACATGCACCATGAAATATAACCCCAAAATAAATGAAGTGCTGGCACGGAATCCAAAAGTGAGCGAACTTCATCCCTATCAGGATGAGTCAACGGTTCAGGGTGTGCTCGAAGTTATCTATAACATGGATCACGCTCTTCGTGCCATTTCGGGAATGGATGCCTTCTCCCTTCAAAGCGGAGGCGGATCTCAGGCTATTTACGTTATTGGTTCTATCATCAGAGCATGGCTTGAAGAGACGGGGCAGGCTGAAACAAAAGATGAAATTATTACCACAATATATTCACATCCCTCAAACACTGCTGTAGCTAAATTGAAGGGGTTCAAAATAATTACAATTTATCCTGGGAAAGATGGTCGTCCAGATTTTGAAGCTCTTAAAAATGCTGTCTCTGAAAGAACAGCAGCACTTATGATTACAAACCCTGAAGATATAGGTATATACAACTCTCGAATTAAAGAGTTTACAGACTTGGTGCATAGTGTAGGCGGTCTTTGCAGCTACGATCAGGCAAATCTCAACGGCATAATGGGCATTACCCGGGCGCGAGAGGCCGGTTTCGATATGTGTTTCTTCAACCTGCATAAAACGTTCTCTGCACCTCATGGCTGTGGTGGCCCCGGTAGTGGCGCTGTTGGTGTAACAGAACGATTGAAACCCTTCTTGCCGGTTCCAATTGTGGAAAAAGATAGTGAAACACAACGTTTCTATCTTAAAGATGATCTTCCCTATTCAGTAGGTAAGATTAAGAACTTTTATGGAACAGTTCCTGCGATTCTGAAGGCCTATGCCTGGATTCGAGCCCTTGGTGCTGATGGAGTAAAAGAAGCAGCCAGAGTTGCTGTTTTGAATAATAACTACATGTTTAGAAAAATATTGTCTATTCGCGGAGCTTCCGCACCTTATGCCGAAGGGGAACATCGTATTGAACAGGTACGTTACAGTTGGCAGAAGCTGAAAGAGGAGACAGGCGTAACGACAAGCGACATTCAAAATAGAATGTTTGACTTTGGCGTTCATTATTGGACAAGCCACGAACCATGGCTCGTTCCGGAACCTTTCACCATCGAACCTACAGAATCATACTCTAAGCAAGAATTAGACGAGTTTATCGCCATTACTGAGCAGATTGTCAAAGAGGCATATGAAAATCCTGAATTGGTAAAGACGGCTCCACACAAGAGCACTATTCACCATGTTGATCACGCCTATCTTGACGATCCAGAGAAGTGGGCCATTACGTGGAGAAGTTATAAGAAAAAATATAATGGCTATTTCGAAAAGAAAGAGCTAAAGGAGTAGCAAATTATGAAAAAGTTGGGGCTCATCGTCAATCCAATTGCTGGTATGGGGGGTAAGGTTGGACTGAAGGGAACAGATGGCCCCGATATTATTGCACGGGCCAGGGAGATGGGGGCGACTCCTCATTCCCCTAGTCGTGCAGAGTGTGCGCTATCGCATCTTCTTGAAATAAAAGATGAAATACGTCTCATAACCTTTCCGGGAAATATGGGGGAAAAAGTTGCCATGCAGTGTGGTTTTTCTCCAGAGGTGCTTTTAAGAGAATCTATTTCCGAGCATGTAACAGCTCGTGAAGATACCCTTTTAGCAGCAAAAGAAGCGCTGAAGCAAAATGTAGACCTTTTACTCTTTGCGGGTGGAGATGGTACTGCGAGAGATATATATGAAAGTGTAGGAACTGAACTTACAGCACTTGGAATTCCCTCTGGTGTAAAAATTCATTCAGCTGTTTTTGGCTGTTCACCCCAGCAGGCAGGGGAGCTTGCTAAGTTGTATCTGAATAATGAAAGCACTCAAGAAAAGCTCGCTGAGGTTATGGATATTGATGAAACACTCTTTAGGAAGGGCATAGTTACAGCCAGACTCTTTGGGTATCTAAATATTCCCTTTGAGAAAAGACGAGTGCAAAGGCTCAAAGCGGGAAGCGCCCTGTCAGAACAGGTTTCTCAACAGGCTATAGCAGCCTATATGGCTCGTAACGAGATGTACTCTGATACGCTTTATATAGTAGGGCCTGGAACAACCACAAGGGCGTTAATGATAGAACTTGGCCTCGACTTTACCCTTCTTGGAGTCGATGTTGTGTATAACGGAAAACTTATAGCGAAAGATGTTTCTGAAGAAACGCTTCTTAAGCTTTGCTCGCGGTATAAAAAAATAAAACTTATCGTTACACCTATCGGAGGGCAGGGGTTCCTTTTCGGAAGGGGAAATCAGCAGATCAGCCCTCGTGTTCTTTGCTTTTTCTCCCGCAACGATATTTTCATTCTCTCTACGCCGGCAAAACTACATGCATTGGAGGGGGCTCCATTGCTTATGGATACTGGCGATGCGACTATAGATCAGATTTTATCAGGCTATATACGTATCGTTACCGGGTTCAACGAATTCGTGATGTACGCCATAAGTGCAATGTAATAGATAAACGTAATGATGCTCAAGCGAAAGAAAAACCTCAAGGCGGCGTAAAAGCCGCCTTTTTTTATTCCCTTTTTGTTTTTTGCGCCCTTTCAACACACTTATATAGGTGAAGGGGGGTGAAAAAGAATGGCAGCTTATCTTCCATTAGAAAGTCGCCTGCAGCTTCGAGTTAACATCGGTTCTAATGAAAGCGGAGATCCGATTCTTCGTTCCATCAACTTTTCAGGAGTTTCTTCTGATGTTGAAGCTGAAAAGGTAGCAACAATTTCAACAGTGCTCGAATCTCTTCTCGAATATCCAGTAGCAGAGACACGAAAAGTAGATACAGACGTTGTGGAGTAGAGAAGAAACGCAAAATACTATATGATGGGGGTGCATCCTTAAAAGATGTCGCTCCCGTTTTTTCCAGAAAGGAGTGATTTTAGTGAAAACCCTTCGTCTTAAATTTGGTACCGCAGATGGAAAAAACCGAACCCTCTCTCTTCGCTATGCACGTGAAGATGTTACAGATACAGAGGTAAAGGAAGCAATGCAATCCTTAATAGACAACAACATCTTTGTAAAAGGGTTAGCCGCTATTCTTGGGGCTGAACTTGTAGAGACTACTGTAACCCCTATTATCGAGGGATAAAACGTGGCCTTATGCGGCCGGAATGCACTTCCGGCCGTTTTTTCGTGTTTTAAAAAAAGGGGGGAAATGTATGGAAGACTTATTGGCATCGTGTATTCAAAGTGGTTTTTCGGTGGCTGTAGCGGCATATTTGCTTGTGCGCATGGAAAAGAGGCTTGATGATCTGGCCGGTGCCATCAGAAGTTTGGAAAGTGCAATTACTCATTTGGGAGGAGGGAAACGTTATGAAAAACAAAGTCAATTTAATGCAGCTCACGCCCCATTTTAATCTTAGCGAGTTTCAATGCAAATGTTGTTGCCACGTAAAAATATGGGCACCTCTTCTTCATCATCTCGAAGCGTTGCGACTTTTTTGGAAGAACCCCTTAGTTATTACAAGTGGTTTTCGATGTTTGCGCCATAACAAAAAGGTAGGAGGTGTTGCGCATAGTCTTCACACTCAGGGGCGTGCAGTTGACGTTGTTGTAATGAAATCTCGACAGACATTTTTTTGCAAGTTGGCTAAAAAAGCAGGATTTACAAGCATCATAGCCTACGGAAAAAGAAACTTCGTTCATTTAGCCTTAAAGACAGAAAGGAGTTATCGTGAATGACTGATTCTAAATCTTTAACACTGAAAAATATTATACGAAAGAACATTGATCTTATTGAAAAAACAGCTCGTCGTTATACTGGCCGTGGTGCAGACTTTGAAGATTTACAGCAAGAAGCTTGTCTGGCACTGATTCATTTAGTTCAAAAACGTCCCCTCGAATCATGTAACGACATAGGTGAATATTTACGAAAAAGACTTCCCGGTAGAGTACGAGATGCAGCTCGCCGGCATAGGTATGAAGAGCATAATTGTGCCCTTACTGAAGCTCACGAAGTTTCTATTCCCGCTCCGACGAAACACCTGCCTGTGGATCTCATCGATCTAATAGAGCGCAATTTTTCTAAACTTGATTGCTTTATTATCCGGCATCTTTTTTACGGATACACCCAAAAAGAAATATCGAAAAAGATTAATAGAACGCAGCAATGTGTTCACTATCGAATAAAGAAAATAAGAAAACGCCTTGACGAACTTCTTAGGCGTTATGAATTTTAGAGGGCTTGTTAAAGAGGGAGTTTAGCCACTCCCTCTTTTCTCGCAAATGGGCTATAATCGCATCTATTGTTTCAATAAGCACGTATAACGTATACAAGGTGATAGCATTGAATAAGCATTTCTTAGGCATTCTTTTAGCGTTGGCAACTGGCATTTCGTGGGGGATAGTAAGCCCCATCGGCAGAACTCTTGCTCTTCAGGGTGTCAATATGACAACCGTGATCTTATTGCGTACTTTTTTAGTCGTTATTGGGTGCGGACTTTTTATGGTGTTACGAACCCCGCAACATTTTCGAGTAACTTTACAGAATCAATGTACTCTTTTTATTTACGGGCTTCTATCTGTGGTTTGTACATACACAGGTTTTTTATATTCGTTGAAATACCTTACTGTTTCAGCAGCCCTTATTATTCACTACACCTTCCCCCTTGTAACCCTTATGGGAGGAATTATTATTACGAAAGAACGCCCTACACTGGCACAGGTTCTTTCTTCATTCTTGATTCTTCTTGGTGTCTGGGTTGGAATGTTTTCGGGTAAGGATGCAACACAGGCGCTGCCTTTGGCAGGTATTTTATGGGGCCTCGTTGCTGTGGCTGGCATGGCCGGACAATCTCTTCTCGGTCGTGAAATCGCACGAGAAAACATAATATCACGAGAGAGCCTCATCTTTTATTCCCATGTTTGGGGTGGTCTCTGTATGATTGCCATTAAGCATTTTTCGCATGGATGGGCAGATGTGCCCCTATTGACACTTAAGTCGTGGGGAGCCATAGCTTTACTCTCTTGTGTAGGTAGTCTTGTTGCCTACGCAGCATATTACACTGCTCTGCGCTATATATCGGCAACAGCAGCAAGCCTCGTCTGCACAGTTGAAATAGTTACAGGTATTACTCTTGCTGCTTTTATGAGTAAAGAACTGCCAACGGCATATGAATTAGCGGGAAGCACTATAATCGTTCTTGCCATTGTATTGGCAGCATTGCCACCCGATCTCTTTCAACGCCGCTTCAAACGAACCCCCAGACAAAATAACGTGTAATAGTAAAGATCAAGAGCGCTTTTTACAAGCGCTCTTTTATTTGACTTTACTCTTTATGAGTAATAAAATAACTCGAAATAGAGAAAGGAAAAAGATATCTTTATGATAGATTCTTTAATTACATCGAAAACACGAGTTAAATTGCTTTTAAAGTTCTTTCTCAATCCAGAGAATAGATCATATTTGCGAGAACTTGCCGATGAATTTGGCGAGTCGACGAATTCTGTGCGGGTTGAGCTCAATCGCCTTACAGATGCGGGGCTTTTAGAGAGCCACGACGAAGGACGGACAAAGCTGTATAAGGCCAATACCAAACATCCGCTTTTCCCCGAAATACGAGCCATCGTTACAAAAACTCTCGGAATCGACCAGCTTGTAGATCAAGTTATAAAACGCCTCGGAAATGTAGAACTTGCCTTCATAACGGGAGACTACGCAAATGGCATTGACTCTGGCCTTATCGACCTTGTTTTGGTTGGTGAAATTGACAGAGCTTACCTGCAAAGTCTAATAGATAAGCTTGAAAAAATAATTGAGCGGAAGATACGAGTGCTAGTGCTGAAAAGGGATGAGTTGCAAGCGTTACGAGACAGGTTTGAAGGGCACGTGCTTGTGATTTGGGAATTTTGAAGATTTAAAAAGAAGGTATATGCTTATGAAAAATATTATTTTTTTAACTTTTTTAAATTTATGGTCTATGGATAAGAACAAAGGCGCTCCTTCATTTTATAAAACCATTGATGCATATATAAACTCTGGGTGGAACGTTACTTTAATAAATCCTAAATACGATAATGGTGTTACGCCTAAATTAGCTGGATTGAACCAAATTACTTTTAAACCAATATTTTACCCTTTAGTAAAAATGAAAAAAATTGGTTTTTTAGGTCGTATATTTCACAACATTTATGGCAATTATATTTTATATAAATTGGGAGAAAAAATTTTAAAAAAATATAATTATAAGGCATGTATTTATTCTTATGAGGTGAATAGTGTTTGTGCAGGGGAAAAATTGGTTCGAAAATATAGCCTTCCATTCGTTACTAGGTTTCAAGGAACGATATTAGCGCAAGTAAACGATAATTGGCTTAATAGACTGAAAAGATATCCACATTTTCAAGCATTAGAAACAAGGGCAAACATTCTAATAATGACGGATGATGGGACGAAAGGCGATATTGTTTTAGGAAAATTGAAAAATGACTCTGAAATTATTAAGTTTTGGAGAAATGGTGTTGATATAAATGTAGAAGATTGTAAAAACATTGCAGAAATAGAAAAAATAAAGCGACATTTGGGTATAAAACAAAATGAGAAAGTTTTATTAACTATTTCTCGTTTGGTTTCTTGGAAAAGAGTTGACAGAGCGATTGAGGCTCTAGCCACTGTTATAAAAGAAAAGCCGAATGTGAAACTGGTTATTGTTGGGGATGGAAAAGAAAAACAAAAACTTGTAACCTTAGTCGAAAAATTACATATAGCAAGAAACGTATTGTTTGTTGGCGCTGTCAATCAAACGGAGATAAAAAATTATTTAGATTTAGCAGATGTTTTTTTATCATTATACGACTTAAGTAATGTGGGGAATCCCTTATTAGAGGCAATGTCGCGAGGAAAACCCCTAATCACGTTAAATGTAGGAGATACGGCTTCTTTAATAAAAAACAATGAAAATGGAGTTATCTTAGAATTATCCCAATTAAACGAAATCCCTCATTATATTCATAAAATAATTGATAACAGCAAATACGCAGAAATGCTCGAAAATAATGCGAAACGATATGCCCAAGTTCATTTTTGGGATTGGCACGAGCGTATGAAGGCTGAATTAGATCTAGTTGATAAATTATATGATGGTTGGGATTTTGGTAATAATAAAAAATACGATGCCCATTAGGAGTAGTGAGAGTGAAACCATCACTAGCTACAGATGCTATTAAACTAACAACTTCAAAGATCATTACGATGGCAATTTCAATGGTATGTGCAATGTTGCTATCTCGTTTTCGTACCCTTGAAGAATATGGCACATATTCCCAAATATTATTAATTATTAATTTAGTTACTACAATTTTTATAATGGGATTGCCTAATAGTATTAACTTCTTTTTGGCTCAAACGAATGATATCAGAGAAAGAAAACATTTTTTATCAACATATTACATATTATCTACAATCCTGAGTTTTTCAACGGGCTTGCTATTGATTATAAGTATGCCATTGATAGTACGATATTTTAATAATAATCTAATAAAAGATTTTTTGTATATTTTGGCGATATTCCCATGGGCAAAAATTACCTTATCAAGTATTGATAATATATTAATAGTATATAAAAAGGCAAATTATCTTATGATGTTTCGAATCCTAAACAGTATTTTTTTATTATTGATTATATTGATAACGAAATTGTTTAATTTGGGTTTTGATATGTATATGGCTTTATTTGTTGGCGTGGAGGTCGTTTTTGCTTTTTCTGTATATTTATTAGTAAGAAAGATTGTTGGGAAGATTGAGTTATCTTTAAACACGAACTTAATTAGAAGAATAATGAGATTTTCTATTCCTATGGGATTAGCAACTGTTGCTGGAACTTTGAAAAAAGAATTAGATAAGTTAGTTATAGCGGGTTTTTATAATACGGAATCATTAGCCATTTATACAAATGCTGCTCGGGAAATGCCTGTTGTCGTAATTGCCTCTTCTGTTACTGCAGTTTTATTGCCACAAATGGTAAAGATGTTAAAAGAAAATAAAAAAGTTGAGGCTGTAAGTCTTTGGGGAGATGCAACTTTATTTTCTTACATTATCATTTCTTTTTTAGCAACTGGCTTTTTTGTGTATGCTCCCGATGTAATGAGTTTGTTGTATTCGGAGAAATACATCTCTGGCTCTGCTGTCTTTAGAGTTTATGCGATAGTTTTGCTTTTTAGGAGTACATATTTTGGTATGGTTTTAAACTCAATAGGGAAAACTAAGGTTATTTTTTATAGCGCAATATTATCCTTGATTTTAAACCTTGTTTTGAATTTTCTTTTTTATCATATTTTTGGTTTCATCGGTCCTGCAATTGCTACATTATTTGCAACATCGGTGAGTGCTGTATATCAGCTTATGGTGACTGCTAAAGAGGTGGAGATTCCTTTTGCACATGTTTTCCCTTGGAAAGAAATTGGCTACATAACTATTATAAACATTTGTTTGGGGGGGCTTTTCGCTATGATAAAAAGTGTTCTCCCTTGTGAACTTCTATTGGGGGAGGTAGTTGAGTCAATTTTTTTGGGCGTAATTTGGGGGACAATCTACTTTTTTATTAACTACAAATTGCTAAAAATAAAATGGAAAACTTTGAGTAGTAATTAAAATGATTAAGGGATAGTTATTTTTTATAAACAACATATAGATTGTGGGGTTTAAGATATGACAAAAATATTGATGTATGGCGTAATGCCGGAGAATAATTTTGGTGGGCCATCATTGATGCACGGAGCGAGGG of Aminobacterium sp. MB27-C1 contains these proteins:
- the gcvPB gene encoding aminomethyl-transferring glycine dehydrogenase subunit GcvPB, whose product is MGMNMQTKLRDFHQARWDEPIIYELTTQGERGVLLPKVEDGIRETVKDTKKLPSHMIRSDRADLPEMSQMRVLKHYLRLSQENLGADLNIDIGQGTCTMKYNPKINEVLARNPKVSELHPYQDESTVQGVLEVIYNMDHALRAISGMDAFSLQSGGGSQAIYVIGSIIRAWLEETGQAETKDEIITTIYSHPSNTAVAKLKGFKIITIYPGKDGRPDFEALKNAVSERTAALMITNPEDIGIYNSRIKEFTDLVHSVGGLCSYDQANLNGIMGITRAREAGFDMCFFNLHKTFSAPHGCGGPGSGAVGVTERLKPFLPVPIVEKDSETQRFYLKDDLPYSVGKIKNFYGTVPAILKAYAWIRALGADGVKEAARVAVLNNNYMFRKILSIRGASAPYAEGEHRIEQVRYSWQKLKEETGVTTSDIQNRMFDFGVHYWTSHEPWLVPEPFTIEPTESYSKQELDEFIAITEQIVKEAYENPELVKTAPHKSTIHHVDHAYLDDPEKWAITWRSYKKKYNGYFEKKELKE
- a CDS encoding GntR family transcriptional regulator, yielding MRNVSQARSSVDYVYKELRHKIMNKEFKPGQRLPEISIAEQLDVSRTPVREAFRRLSNEGLINIVPNEGASLVDPSREEIEDTFEMRAYLECLAIKKAVHRITPLQLCMLEEEIQKEENIFVEKDLDKYLEINNAFHRIIAEASGNVVLYDLIISVLSRSLVYLVLFESFFDFSGNPSLDEHRAILEALKERDEEKAEALMKSHILTAAEDVGGARISEPK
- a CDS encoding ATP-NAD kinase family protein; the encoded protein is MKKLGLIVNPIAGMGGKVGLKGTDGPDIIARAREMGATPHSPSRAECALSHLLEIKDEIRLITFPGNMGEKVAMQCGFSPEVLLRESISEHVTAREDTLLAAKEALKQNVDLLLFAGGDGTARDIYESVGTELTALGIPSGVKIHSAVFGCSPQQAGELAKLYLNNESTQEKLAEVMDIDETLFRKGIVTARLFGYLNIPFEKRRVQRLKAGSALSEQVSQQAIAAYMARNEMYSDTLYIVGPGTTTRALMIELGLDFTLLGVDVVYNGKLIAKDVSEETLLKLCSRYKKIKLIVTPIGGQGFLFGRGNQQISPRVLCFFSRNDIFILSTPAKLHALEGAPLLMDTGDATIDQILSGYIRIVTGFNEFVMYAISAM
- a CDS encoding DUF2922 domain-containing protein, with product MKTLRLKFGTADGKNRTLSLRYAREDVTDTEVKEAMQSLIDNNIFVKGLAAILGAELVETTVTPIIEG
- a CDS encoding saccharopine dehydrogenase family protein — translated: MAKRKALQIGAGMVGRCIVNDIIKDFDVTVLDMSDSNLEETKRLFPDAKTVKGSALDEELFQEVSKDVDIVTAAMPGTVGYKVTEIAMKYGKKLASVSSMHGRSDEPYDKIGKETGGLGISMIGFEPGMSNFFAGRGYHLLDKCEEMYVYVGGIPYNPRPPFNYTTTWSLTDNLNQFAQPSTVVRDGQEVVLKALSELKDFQIEDYPTMEAFTSNGLGSLFRSFHDVPNMAAYTVRWPGLTEQMRFLVNLDLFDWEPRKIAKHDLVPREILFSLFADKYKKLPGDLDLSIMRIITKGYKGDDAVQHTWEIAQVEKPESGYTSMAWCTASTCGIFARAMCEGRIKGCGMVSAEKLAADDDFYNWVMAEQDKRGVHYKQKIDIKKDAKKKWNRG
- the gcvPA gene encoding aminomethyl-transferring glycine dehydrogenase subunit GcvPA, which codes for MDKNKVVYPYIPNSVSHVQEEMLKAIGAKSIDEFFECVPDELKLNKPLDLPEPLLSEVELKRHFEKVLSKNATTSENISFLGGGCWNHYVPAICDEINQRSEFLTAYAGEPYEDHGRFQALFEFESMMAELVDMDVVNVPTYDGAQAAATSIRMATRITKRDEVLVAESIHPETKAVIKNYSNPDLYITYVPCDPETGCVDLQKLESLISSKTAVFYFENPAFIGTIDVNGKKIAELLHNAGALMVVGIDPSSMGLLTPPSRYGADIVCGDLQPLGMHLYYGGARGGFMAVQDDETFVREYPSRLFGITPTTHKEWGFGDVAWERTSFAERENAKEYVGTAAALWGITAGVYLALMGPEGMKELGENIYMRCQYLMEKMAALPGVKIPLQATPHFKEFIVNFDGTGKTVKEINKALLDRHIFGGLDLSTLFPGCGESALYSVTECVTQKDMDTLIAALGEILA
- a CDS encoding DUF1659 domain-containing protein translates to MAAYLPLESRLQLRVNIGSNESGDPILRSINFSGVSSDVEAEKVATISTVLESLLEYPVAETRKVDTDVVE